A region from the Deltaproteobacteria bacterium genome encodes:
- a CDS encoding flagellar biosynthesis anti-sigma factor FlgM: protein MKASDNRGWGALFAEAGRAVEILSPVRLRRIEEIRVALREGSYRVDGRQVAEKMVSDAVRELRERPR, encoded by the coding sequence GTGAAGGCATCCGACAACCGGGGGTGGGGGGCGCTGTTCGCCGAAGCGGGGCGGGCGGTGGAGATCCTCTCCCCGGTCCGTCTGCGCCGGATCGAGGAGATCCGGGTCGCGCTCCGCGAAGGGAGCTACCGGGTCGACGGCCGCCAGGTCGCCGAAAAGATGGTGTCCGACGCCGTCCGCGAGCTCCGGGAACGCCCCCGCTGA
- a CDS encoding inositol-3-phosphate synthase: protein MGKIRIAVAGVGNCASALLQGIEFYRDAPVSPPGEFIPGLMNRDIGGYLPGDIEIVAAFDIDRRKVGRPVFEAIFSPPNCTKRFVDRMPAGGPTVRMGPVLDGVAPHMADYPDDRTFLPAPEAPCDVERVLRDSRAEILVNYLPVGSEAATRFYAEACLRAGVSLVNCIPVFLASDPEWADRFRRAGIPLVGDDVKSQLGATIVHRGLARLFSDRGIRLRRTYQLNTGGNTDFLNMLSRSRLESKKISKTEAVTSALSHDIDADDVHIGPSDYVPWQKDNKLCFLRIEGEGFGGLPIEIELRLSVTDSPNSAGVGIDAIRFCRLGRDMGLSGPMLAPSAYFMKHPPMQYGDDAARQELEEIMASFESWKRKRAAAPRNPCTSPT from the coding sequence ATGGGAAAGATCCGGATCGCGGTGGCGGGCGTCGGGAACTGCGCCAGCGCGCTGCTCCAGGGGATCGAATTCTACAGGGACGCTCCGGTGTCGCCTCCCGGCGAATTCATCCCGGGGCTCATGAACCGCGACATCGGCGGGTACCTTCCGGGCGACATCGAGATCGTCGCCGCGTTCGACATCGACCGGCGGAAGGTCGGCCGCCCGGTGTTCGAGGCGATCTTCTCGCCGCCCAACTGCACCAAGCGCTTCGTCGACCGGATGCCGGCCGGCGGCCCGACCGTCCGGATGGGGCCGGTGCTGGACGGCGTGGCCCCGCACATGGCCGATTACCCCGACGACCGGACGTTCCTGCCGGCGCCCGAGGCCCCCTGCGACGTGGAACGGGTCCTGCGCGATTCGCGCGCCGAGATCCTGGTGAACTACCTCCCCGTCGGCTCCGAGGCGGCGACCCGCTTCTACGCGGAGGCGTGCCTTCGCGCGGGGGTAAGCCTGGTGAACTGCATCCCCGTCTTCCTCGCGTCGGACCCGGAGTGGGCCGACCGGTTCCGCCGCGCCGGGATCCCGCTGGTGGGCGACGACGTGAAGTCGCAGCTCGGGGCGACGATCGTCCACCGGGGGCTCGCCCGCCTCTTCTCCGACCGCGGCATCCGGCTGCGGAGGACGTACCAGCTGAACACCGGCGGGAACACCGACTTCCTGAACATGCTTTCCCGATCGCGGCTGGAATCGAAGAAGATCTCCAAGACGGAGGCCGTGACCAGCGCGCTGTCGCACGACATCGACGCGGACGACGTCCACATCGGCCCTTCGGACTACGTGCCGTGGCAGAAGGACAACAAGCTCTGCTTCCTTCGGATCGAGGGGGAAGGGTTCGGCGGGCTGCCGATCGAGATCGAGCTGCGGCTCTCCGTCACCGATTCGCCGAACAGCGCCGGGGTGGGGATCGACGCGATCCGCTTCTGCCGCCTCGGGAGGGACATGGGGCTGTCCGGCCCGATGCTCGCCCCCTCGGCCTACTTCATGAAGCACCCGCCGATGCAGTACGGGGACGACGCCGCCCGCCAGGAACTCGAGGAGATCATGGCCTCGTTCGAATCGTGGAAACGGAAGCGAGCAGCCGCTCCCAGGAATCCGTGCACCTCTCCCACGTGA
- a CDS encoding sigma-54-dependent Fis family transcriptional regulator — MRKTLLIAEDDETTLGLLRSVFRRPDLLVHEVRTGTEALQAIDQQPVDVILTDLKMPGPDGLAVLAHARKVRPGAEVILMTGHATVESAVSAMKMGAFHYITKPFSVDEVVHLVERVLELTSVRKENANLRSQARGRYGLENIIGVSEPIQEVLSLVRKVADTDSTVLITGESGTGKELVARAVHYLAPRADRMLVPINCSAIPGELLESELFGHVKGAFTGAHAARAGKFEAAHNGTIFLDEIGEMSPNLQTKLLRVLQEKSVTPVGGNRAVPVDARVIAATNKDLDEEVSEGRFRSDLFYRLNVIPIRIPPLRERRDDIPVLVSHFIARYDREKGRALEGIRPDALEALLRYPWPGNVRELENLVERVVVLKGSGWIEASDIPGKILRADGFLKSAIPVLGDSGLDMKSATEDFENALIRQALHLAGGNKNRAATLLGLKRTTFVEMLKRKNLDAAEAPGPSS; from the coding sequence ATGAGAAAAACGCTGCTGATCGCCGAGGACGACGAGACGACCCTCGGCCTGCTCCGCTCCGTGTTCCGTCGTCCCGACCTCCTGGTCCACGAGGTGCGGACCGGAACGGAAGCCCTCCAGGCGATCGACCAGCAGCCGGTCGACGTCATCCTGACCGACCTCAAGATGCCGGGGCCCGACGGGCTCGCCGTGCTGGCGCACGCCCGGAAGGTGCGCCCCGGGGCGGAGGTCATCCTGATGACCGGCCACGCGACGGTGGAGTCCGCCGTGAGCGCGATGAAGATGGGGGCCTTCCACTACATCACCAAGCCGTTCAGCGTCGACGAGGTGGTCCACCTCGTGGAGCGCGTCCTGGAGCTCACGAGCGTGCGGAAGGAGAACGCGAATCTCCGGTCGCAGGCGCGGGGGCGGTACGGGCTGGAGAACATCATCGGCGTGAGCGAGCCGATCCAGGAAGTCCTCTCCCTCGTGCGGAAGGTCGCCGACACCGACTCGACCGTGCTGATCACCGGGGAGAGCGGCACCGGGAAGGAGCTCGTCGCGCGGGCCGTCCACTACCTCGCCCCCCGGGCCGACCGGATGCTCGTGCCGATCAACTGCTCCGCCATCCCGGGAGAGCTCCTCGAGAGCGAGCTGTTCGGCCACGTCAAGGGGGCGTTCACCGGGGCCCACGCCGCGCGGGCGGGAAAGTTCGAGGCGGCCCACAACGGGACGATCTTCCTGGACGAGATCGGGGAGATGAGCCCGAACCTGCAGACCAAGCTCCTCCGGGTGCTGCAGGAGAAGTCGGTCACCCCCGTGGGCGGCAACCGGGCCGTCCCGGTGGACGCCCGCGTCATCGCCGCCACCAACAAGGACCTCGACGAGGAGGTCTCCGAGGGACGCTTCCGGTCCGACCTGTTCTACCGCCTGAACGTGATCCCGATCCGGATCCCCCCGCTGCGCGAGCGCCGGGACGACATCCCCGTGCTCGTGTCCCACTTCATCGCGCGGTACGACCGGGAGAAGGGACGCGCCCTCGAGGGGATCCGTCCGGACGCCCTCGAGGCGCTGCTCCGGTACCCCTGGCCGGGGAACGTCCGGGAGCTCGAGAACCTGGTCGAGCGGGTCGTGGTCCTGAAAGGGAGCGGGTGGATCGAGGCGTCGGACATCCCCGGGAAGATCCTCCGCGCCGACGGGTTCCTGAAATCCGCCATCCCGGTCCTGGGCGACAGCGGCCTCGACATGAAGAGCGCCACGGAGGATTTCGAGAACGCGCTCATCCGGCAGGCGCTGCATCTCGCCGGAGGGAACAAGAACCGCGCGGCCACCCTGCTGGGCCTCAAGCGAACGACCTTCGTCGAGATGCTGAAGCGGAAGAACCTCGACGCCGCGGAAGCCCCCGGCCCCTCGAGCTGA
- a CDS encoding HAMP domain-containing protein, whose translation MIPLRFPRTLGARIAGLFAFLLVVVTIAVSVVIREFVRRDLEKGTRDSLLNMQDRMADSLERNRREASLFAELGAQAERSEQNAADRGSAMFQVTLVEETRLRGIRLESVAAGDSRELQATVLQRGFAGMPTVDYVLVKGGAGRVHLVAASPVGGIEKDRRVVTATLPLGREFLRKESRAIGGEVTLLQRGDMLATSSSCFGCTACLRQVMSSAEQWRRMEEGRPIYFTFECNPEPQAVVAVPLRTFDGQTVALALSRSRLNERNALRNATIAVAGIGASITVALVCIFLFLVSRVVRPLRELTRAASAIAEGRYGETVPVRGDDEVAVLSGTFNRMSVSMDNAMREISDWNRLLETRVEEKKRELEEVHLRMIEVERLAAMGQVAAGIAHELNNPLSGMMGYSELGIELFRDRDPGSFTPQELARMRGYFDNICGLTRRCRDIILDMLKFARQPTEEFSLQSLNDLVGETLAFLENQLRQGNVTFRTEYSPALPPFQGNALQMQQVFTNLVMNAAQAMPGGGVVFVRTRRSGERLEAEISDTGSGIPPEVLRRIFDPFFTTKPVGEGTGLGLSVSRSIVMRHGGEISVSSAVGKGSTFTVVLPVSHGNSAAPDGKEKA comes from the coding sequence ATGATCCCGCTTCGGTTTCCCCGGACGCTCGGCGCCCGCATCGCGGGACTCTTCGCTTTCCTTCTCGTCGTGGTCACGATCGCGGTCTCCGTGGTGATCCGGGAGTTCGTCCGGCGCGACCTGGAGAAGGGCACCCGCGACAGCCTCCTCAACATGCAGGACCGGATGGCGGACTCGCTCGAGCGGAACCGCCGGGAGGCGTCCCTCTTCGCGGAGCTCGGGGCGCAGGCGGAGCGTTCCGAGCAGAACGCGGCCGACCGCGGGAGCGCCATGTTCCAGGTCACGCTGGTCGAGGAGACCCGTCTCCGCGGGATCCGGCTCGAGTCGGTCGCCGCCGGGGATTCCCGGGAGCTCCAGGCGACGGTGCTCCAGCGGGGGTTCGCGGGAATGCCGACGGTGGATTACGTCCTGGTGAAGGGCGGGGCGGGCCGCGTCCACCTGGTGGCCGCCTCGCCGGTCGGGGGGATCGAGAAGGACCGCCGGGTCGTCACGGCGACCCTCCCGCTCGGGCGGGAGTTCCTTCGGAAGGAGAGCCGCGCCATCGGCGGGGAGGTGACCCTTCTGCAGCGGGGGGACATGCTGGCCACCTCGTCGTCCTGTTTCGGCTGCACCGCGTGCCTGCGGCAGGTCATGAGCTCCGCGGAGCAGTGGCGCCGGATGGAGGAGGGGCGCCCGATCTACTTCACCTTCGAATGCAATCCGGAGCCGCAGGCGGTGGTCGCCGTCCCGCTGCGCACCTTCGACGGGCAGACGGTGGCGCTTGCGCTGTCGCGCTCCCGGCTGAACGAACGGAACGCGCTGCGGAACGCGACCATCGCGGTGGCCGGCATCGGCGCCTCGATCACGGTCGCGCTGGTGTGCATCTTCCTCTTCCTCGTCTCCCGGGTCGTCCGCCCCCTTCGGGAGCTGACCCGCGCCGCCTCCGCGATCGCGGAGGGGCGGTACGGGGAGACGGTGCCGGTGCGCGGCGACGACGAGGTGGCGGTGCTGTCCGGCACGTTCAACCGGATGAGCGTCTCCATGGACAACGCGATGCGGGAGATCTCCGACTGGAACCGGCTGCTCGAGACCCGGGTCGAGGAGAAGAAGCGCGAGCTCGAGGAGGTGCACCTCCGGATGATCGAGGTGGAGAGGCTCGCCGCGATGGGGCAGGTGGCCGCCGGGATCGCGCACGAGCTGAACAACCCGCTGAGCGGGATGATGGGGTACTCCGAGCTGGGCATCGAGCTGTTCCGAGACCGGGACCCCGGGAGCTTCACGCCCCAGGAGCTGGCCCGGATGCGCGGCTACTTCGACAACATCTGCGGGTTGACGCGGCGGTGCAGGGACATCATCCTCGACATGCTGAAGTTCGCCCGCCAGCCCACGGAGGAGTTCTCGCTGCAGTCGCTGAACGACCTGGTCGGGGAGACGCTCGCCTTCCTCGAGAACCAGCTCCGCCAGGGAAACGTGACGTTCCGGACGGAGTACTCCCCGGCCCTCCCGCCGTTCCAGGGGAACGCGCTCCAGATGCAGCAGGTGTTCACGAACCTCGTCATGAACGCGGCCCAGGCCATGCCGGGGGGCGGCGTGGTGTTCGTGCGGACGCGGCGGTCGGGGGAGCGGCTGGAGGCCGAAATCTCGGACACGGGTTCGGGGATCCCTCCCGAGGTCCTCCGCCGCATATTCGACCCCTTCTTCACGACGAAGCCGGTGGGCGAGGGGACGGGGCTGGGGCTGTCCGTCAGCCGGAGCATCGTGATGCGGCACGGGGGGGAGATCTCCGTGTCGAGCGCCGTCGGCAAGGGGTCGACGTTCACCGTCGTCCTGCCGGTCTCCCACGGGAACTCCGCCGCGCCGGACGGCAAGGAGAAGGCGTGA
- a CDS encoding glycosyltransferase — translation MTRHLLVSYHTCPMEEPGEGLSGGMNIFLRGLLRTLGRRGISTDVLTRAAGDTVEVTEPFPGVRIFHVPCVFPDPPTRAGAWESVDAFVGNARLLLRGEGVAPAAVSAHYWMSGVAARRIVDAPMVFSYHTVEARKAPAAGAEEAPLSAVRRREEANLSRAADRVVCFTEHDLAENVRILPDLAGKGVVIPPGVEGRFRRLIPREVARSYAGLPGSGAIFLLAARDDAGKNAGAAMRAFEAVRERWKGKVTLLVAGGAGEASDPSAGVIGLGPVPHEGMPVLFASADVVVCPSLYESFGMVPLEALAGGIPVLVPEGTYWGEKVREEGGGLAYRPDDPEGLSGAMLSLLADPSLRARLSVAGPSVAAPFTWERCTDSWERLLASVSTIRTRP, via the coding sequence TTGACGCGCCACCTCCTCGTCTCCTACCACACCTGCCCGATGGAGGAGCCCGGGGAGGGGCTGTCGGGGGGCATGAACATCTTCCTTCGCGGCCTGCTCCGGACCCTCGGCCGGCGCGGAATCTCCACCGACGTCCTGACGCGCGCCGCGGGGGATACCGTGGAGGTCACCGAACCGTTCCCCGGCGTGCGGATCTTCCACGTCCCGTGCGTCTTCCCGGATCCCCCCACGCGCGCGGGAGCGTGGGAGTCGGTGGACGCCTTCGTCGGGAACGCCCGGCTGCTCCTGCGGGGGGAAGGGGTGGCGCCCGCCGCGGTGTCCGCGCACTACTGGATGTCGGGGGTGGCGGCCCGCCGGATCGTCGACGCCCCGATGGTCTTTTCCTACCACACCGTGGAGGCGCGCAAGGCGCCGGCGGCCGGCGCGGAGGAGGCGCCGCTGTCCGCCGTCCGGAGGCGGGAGGAGGCGAACCTTTCCCGGGCGGCCGACCGCGTGGTCTGCTTCACGGAGCACGACCTCGCGGAGAACGTCCGGATCCTTCCGGACCTCGCCGGCAAGGGGGTCGTCATCCCGCCGGGGGTGGAAGGGCGCTTCCGCCGCCTGATCCCGCGGGAAGTCGCCCGCTCGTACGCGGGGCTCCCCGGGTCGGGGGCGATCTTCCTGCTCGCCGCGCGCGACGACGCGGGGAAGAACGCCGGTGCCGCGATGCGGGCGTTCGAGGCGGTCCGGGAACGGTGGAAGGGGAAGGTGACGCTCCTGGTCGCGGGCGGGGCGGGGGAGGCGTCGGATCCCTCCGCCGGGGTCATCGGCCTGGGCCCCGTCCCCCACGAGGGGATGCCGGTCCTCTTCGCCTCCGCGGACGTCGTGGTCTGCCCCTCGCTCTACGAATCGTTCGGCATGGTGCCCCTGGAGGCGCTGGCGGGGGGGATCCCGGTGCTGGTGCCGGAGGGGACGTACTGGGGGGAGAAGGTGCGCGAGGAGGGCGGCGGGCTCGCCTACCGGCCGGACGATCCGGAAGGGCTCTCCGGGGCGATGCTGTCGCTGCTCGCGGACCCGTCGCTGCGCGCCCGGCTGTCGGTGGCCGGGCCCTCGGTCGCGGCGCCGTTCACGTGGGAGAGGTGCACGGATTCCTGGGAGCGGCTGCTCGCTTCCGTTTCCACGATTCGAACGAGGCCATGA
- a CDS encoding GNAT family N-acetyltransferase, which translates to MTVAFAGALGDIPADRWDSLLAAQPRPSPFLSRRFLVPWHRSFGADCDVRVARWSRGSGADEGLLFLCRRGEGWGFLGSGQVADYLDALVVPGREEPFWREFLEDGLPAIGGGTLTLPGLVEGAASLSVLPGVCREMGIACAVEEMDRAPYVTLSGSFDDYLGRLGKKERHELRRKMRRSEELLPGVAYRVTGTPEELGRDLPSFIDLHRRSDPKKGMFMDDRMAGFFREVAEGFLSSGELRLAFLSGGGGDVASVFQFRTGGSLLLYNSGYDPSWRAANPGLVLIARCIERAAAEGAPEYDFLRGTERYKYDLGGTDRVVYRITVTR; encoded by the coding sequence GTGACCGTTGCGTTCGCCGGGGCCCTCGGGGATATCCCGGCCGACCGGTGGGATTCCCTGCTGGCCGCGCAGCCCCGCCCTTCCCCGTTCCTCTCCCGCCGGTTCCTGGTCCCCTGGCACCGTTCGTTCGGCGCGGATTGCGACGTCCGGGTCGCGCGGTGGTCGCGCGGATCCGGTGCCGACGAGGGGCTCCTTTTCCTGTGCCGGCGCGGAGAGGGGTGGGGGTTCCTCGGGAGCGGGCAGGTGGCGGATTACCTCGACGCCCTCGTCGTTCCCGGGAGGGAGGAGCCGTTCTGGCGGGAGTTCCTCGAAGACGGACTCCCGGCGATCGGCGGCGGGACGCTCACGCTTCCGGGGCTGGTGGAGGGGGCGGCCTCGCTGTCGGTCCTGCCCGGCGTCTGCCGGGAGATGGGGATCGCCTGCGCCGTCGAGGAGATGGACCGCGCGCCGTACGTGACCCTTTCCGGCTCCTTCGACGATTACCTCGGGCGGCTCGGGAAGAAGGAGCGGCACGAGCTTCGCCGGAAGATGCGACGCTCGGAGGAGCTGCTGCCCGGCGTCGCGTACCGCGTGACCGGCACCCCGGAAGAGCTCGGCCGGGACCTGCCGTCCTTCATCGACCTCCACCGGAGGAGCGATCCGAAGAAGGGGATGTTCATGGACGACCGGATGGCGGGATTCTTCCGGGAGGTGGCGGAGGGGTTCCTCTCCTCGGGGGAGCTTCGACTGGCGTTCCTCTCGGGCGGCGGCGGGGACGTCGCCTCCGTGTTCCAGTTCCGGACCGGCGGTTCGCTCCTCCTGTACAACTCGGGGTACGACCCGTCGTGGCGCGCCGCCAACCCCGGCCTCGTCCTGATCGCGCGGTGCATCGAGCGCGCGGCGGCCGAGGGGGCGCCGGAGTACGACTTCCTGCGGGGGACGGAACGGTACAAGTACGACCTCGGCGGAACGGACCGGGTGGTGTACCGGATCACGGTGACCCGTTGA
- a CDS encoding metallopeptidase family protein: MGRGDFDRALRKALAELPPVFRDALANVAVVVEEWPPDWLLDELGVPPDETLYGFYHGVPLPERSFQDSGNLPDKISLYRGPLEEDFPGRDELAREIRITLLHEIGHYFGMDEEELSRLGYR; this comes from the coding sequence GTGGGCCGTGGCGATTTCGACCGGGCGTTGCGGAAGGCGCTCGCCGAGCTGCCTCCCGTCTTCCGCGACGCCCTGGCCAACGTCGCCGTCGTCGTGGAGGAGTGGCCTCCCGACTGGCTCCTCGACGAGCTGGGCGTGCCGCCGGACGAAACGTTGTACGGCTTCTACCACGGCGTGCCGCTGCCGGAGCGGTCGTTCCAGGACTCCGGGAACCTTCCGGACAAGATCTCGCTCTACCGGGGGCCGCTCGAGGAGGATTTCCCGGGAAGGGATGAGCTGGCCCGGGAGATCCGGATCACGCTGCTGCACGAGATCGGCCACTACTTCGGGATGGACGAGGAGGAGCTCTCCCGGCTCGGATACAGGTGA
- a CDS encoding pyridoxal phosphate-dependent aminotransferase, which produces MPVAPEIREAIRNGSWIRKMFEEGAVLKGRLGAENVFDFTLGNPYGDPPAALAAELARLASNPPPGLHKYMPNAGFPEVRRAAAESLSGATGLPFREELVVMSVGAAGALNVALRALLSPGDEVVILAPYFVEYNFYIRNAGGVPVTAETDSRFQLDLDSIGRSLSPKTRAILLNTPNNPTGAVYPGDDLAALDGVLAAAEKRFGTTIYAISDEPYRKIVFEGTRFVPPAASLRNALVAYSHSKDLNLPGERIGYLAVSPRAADAAEVAEACVFCNRVLGFVNAPAILQRAVAKFQELPADVSVYRENRNVLLDALSRAGIDVVPPGGAFYLFPKSPLPDEMAFVAAAREEGILVVPGAGFGRSGHFRVAYCLSPDAVRRSVPAWLRLGEKIRARGKG; this is translated from the coding sequence ATGCCCGTTGCGCCGGAGATCCGCGAGGCGATCCGGAACGGATCGTGGATCCGGAAGATGTTCGAGGAAGGGGCGGTGCTCAAAGGAAGGCTCGGGGCGGAGAACGTCTTCGACTTCACCCTGGGGAACCCGTACGGGGATCCGCCGGCGGCGCTGGCGGCGGAGCTCGCCCGGCTGGCCTCGAATCCGCCGCCGGGCCTCCACAAATACATGCCCAACGCCGGATTCCCGGAGGTGCGCCGCGCGGCGGCGGAATCGCTGTCCGGCGCGACGGGCCTGCCGTTCCGGGAAGAGCTGGTCGTCATGAGCGTCGGGGCCGCGGGAGCGCTGAACGTGGCCCTGCGCGCCCTCCTCTCCCCCGGCGACGAGGTCGTGATCCTGGCCCCCTATTTCGTCGAATACAATTTCTACATCCGCAACGCGGGGGGGGTCCCGGTCACGGCGGAGACCGATTCGCGGTTCCAGCTCGACCTCGATTCGATCGGGCGGTCGCTTTCGCCGAAGACCCGCGCGATCCTCCTCAACACGCCGAACAATCCCACCGGCGCGGTCTACCCGGGGGACGACCTTGCCGCGCTCGACGGGGTGCTGGCGGCGGCGGAGAAACGGTTCGGGACCACGATCTACGCGATCTCCGACGAGCCGTACCGGAAGATCGTCTTCGAGGGAACGCGTTTCGTCCCGCCCGCGGCCTCGCTCCGGAACGCCCTCGTGGCGTACTCCCACTCCAAGGACCTGAACCTGCCCGGCGAGAGGATCGGATACCTCGCCGTGTCCCCCCGCGCGGCGGACGCCGCCGAGGTGGCGGAGGCGTGCGTCTTCTGCAACCGGGTGCTCGGATTCGTGAACGCGCCGGCGATCCTGCAGCGCGCCGTGGCGAAGTTCCAGGAGCTGCCGGCCGACGTCTCGGTGTACCGGGAGAACCGGAACGTGCTCCTCGACGCGCTCTCCCGGGCGGGAATCGACGTCGTGCCGCCCGGCGGCGCGTTCTATCTTTTCCCGAAGTCCCCGCTTCCGGACGAGATGGCGTTCGTCGCCGCCGCGCGGGAAGAGGGGATCCTCGTGGTGCCGGGAGCCGGCTTCGGCCGGAGCGGCCACTTCCGGGTCGCGTACTGCCTGTCGCCGGACGCCGTGCGCCGCTCGGTTCCCGCCTGGCTGCGGCTCGGGGAGAAGATCCGGGCTCGGGGGAAGGGATGA
- a CDS encoding PhnD/SsuA/transferrin family substrate-binding protein, protein MTGPGRRSAAWALLLAAVLFAAGCDSRKHKVEILESPIPSGDPPVKIASSDEAAPFFRKVADAYASRKRIRLDLFETQSRNIPELLLSGSVDIGVTSGGIPAEAAGKNLSYVPFAHDAIAFIASPDAGVRSLTSSQIRRILSGEIDDWREVGGKAGHINVVDRPPTSVTRVSLGKALFGGKFPPAGHAVVAETSELAIQAMRRLPGYFGFGPLSRLTVEQIPGVLVAVDGMPALAPSAPGNGYPARVEYGIMFRKDAPETVKELAGFFLTPEGGHELATLGLTPSAKGLSMAACHCRKQEGIFLPAGKKSVLAGTFTLAVVPELGAITQENRYSGVLQRIADGMGVRTRLMHLSSYDQVIEEFHEGRIDAAFVGSLMYGKLRQRAGVIPLARPEKQGKSMYHGLILVRKADRIAAFADLRGKRLAYVPNTSAGELFAKSKVSEAGGEWPGYFGRTVRASSHETAVELLLSGEADVAAVKDLVLDRMAASRPALRKAFTVLSFSTTFPENALVVSQHLGETDRASLRRILLSLHEIPGGLDALRSLGADRMVPTSDQDYAGMYGLARKVGYRLDGGG, encoded by the coding sequence ATGACCGGTCCCGGCCGTCGGTCCGCCGCCTGGGCGCTGCTGCTCGCCGCGGTTCTCTTCGCCGCGGGGTGCGACTCCCGGAAGCACAAGGTCGAGATCCTCGAATCCCCCATCCCGTCCGGAGATCCCCCCGTCAAGATCGCCTCCTCGGACGAAGCCGCCCCGTTCTTCCGCAAGGTGGCGGACGCGTACGCGTCGCGGAAACGGATCCGGCTCGATCTGTTCGAGACGCAGTCGAGGAACATCCCGGAGCTGCTCCTCTCCGGGTCCGTCGACATCGGGGTGACATCCGGCGGGATCCCGGCGGAGGCGGCGGGGAAGAACCTGAGCTACGTGCCGTTCGCGCACGACGCCATCGCCTTCATCGCTTCCCCCGACGCGGGCGTGCGCTCCCTCACGTCCTCGCAGATCCGCAGGATCCTGTCCGGGGAGATCGACGACTGGAGGGAGGTGGGCGGGAAGGCGGGGCACATCAACGTCGTGGACCGCCCCCCGACATCCGTGACGCGGGTCTCCCTGGGGAAGGCGCTCTTCGGCGGAAAGTTCCCCCCGGCGGGTCACGCGGTGGTGGCGGAGACGAGCGAACTCGCCATTCAGGCCATGCGGAGGCTTCCCGGGTATTTCGGGTTCGGCCCGCTGTCCCGGCTCACGGTCGAGCAGATTCCGGGCGTGCTCGTCGCGGTGGACGGGATGCCCGCGCTGGCGCCTTCCGCCCCGGGCAACGGATACCCGGCGCGCGTGGAGTACGGGATCATGTTCCGGAAGGACGCCCCCGAGACGGTCAAGGAGCTGGCGGGGTTCTTCCTCACTCCGGAGGGCGGACACGAGCTGGCCACACTCGGTTTGACGCCGTCCGCCAAGGGGCTATCCATGGCGGCGTGCCACTGCCGGAAGCAGGAGGGGATCTTCCTCCCCGCCGGGAAGAAGTCGGTCCTCGCCGGGACCTTCACTCTCGCCGTCGTGCCGGAGCTCGGGGCGATCACGCAGGAGAACCGGTATTCCGGGGTGCTCCAGCGGATCGCCGACGGCATGGGGGTCCGCACCCGGCTCATGCACCTGTCCTCCTACGACCAGGTGATCGAGGAGTTCCACGAGGGGAGGATCGACGCCGCCTTCGTCGGCAGCCTGATGTACGGAAAGCTGCGCCAGAGGGCCGGTGTCATCCCGCTGGCCCGCCCCGAAAAGCAGGGGAAGTCGATGTACCACGGCCTGATCCTGGTGCGGAAGGCCGACCGCATCGCCGCCTTCGCGGATCTGCGCGGAAAACGTCTCGCGTACGTCCCGAACACCTCGGCGGGGGAGCTGTTCGCGAAGTCCAAGGTGTCCGAAGCGGGGGGGGAGTGGCCCGGTTACTTCGGCAGGACGGTCAGGGCGTCCTCGCACGAGACGGCGGTGGAGCTTCTCCTCTCCGGCGAGGCGGACGTCGCGGCGGTGAAGGACCTGGTGCTCGACCGGATGGCGGCGTCCCGCCCCGCGCTCCGGAAAGCGTTCACCGTGCTGTCGTTCTCCACGACGTTTCCGGAGAACGCGCTGGTCGTCTCCCAGCACCTCGGGGAGACGGACCGCGCCAGCCTCCGAAGGATCCTCCTTTCCCTCCATGAGATCCCGGGGGGGTTGGACGCCCTCCGGAGCCTCGGGGCCGACCGGATGGTTCCGACGTCGGACCAGGACTACGCGGGCATGTACGGTCTCGCCCGGAAGGTCGGGTACCGCCTGGACGGCGGTGGATGA